The region CCGGCACGGCGCGCTGAAGATGCACATGGAACTGGTGCTGCGCTTCGACTACGGGTTCTCGATCCCGTGGGTCACGCAGCTGTCGCGCGAGGCCGGCATGAAGGCGATCGCGGGGCCCGACACCGTGGTGCTGCGCACGCCGGTGCCGCTCACGGGCGAGAACCTGCGCACCGTCGCCGATTTCACCGTGTACGCGGGCGAGCGCGTGCCGTTCTCGCTGGCTTACGCGCCGTCGCACCTGCGGCTGCCGCCCGCGCGCGAACCGCTGTCGATGCTCGCGCGCACCGAGAACTACTGGCTCGAATGGTCGGGGCGCTGCGAGGTGCAGGGCCGCTACGCGGCCGCCGTGCGGCGCTCGCTGATCACGCTGAAGGCGCTCGCCTACGAGCCGACGGGCGGCATCGTCGCCGCGCCCACCACCTCGCTGCCCGAGCAGCTTGGCGGCTCGCGCAACTGGGACTACCGCTACTGCTGGCTGCGCGACGCGACGATCACGCTGCTCGCGCTGATGCGCGGCGGCTATTTCGACGAGGCGCGCGCGTGGCGCGCCTGGCTCGGCCGCGTGATGGCGGGCTCGCCGGAACAGATCCAGATCATGTACGGGATCGCCGGCGAACGGCGCCTGCCGGAGCTCGAACTCGGCTGGCTGCCCGGCTACCAGGATTCGAAACCGGTGCGGATCGGCAACAATGCCGCCAACCAGCTGCAACTCGACGTGTTCGGCGAGGTCATGGCGGCGCTGCATCTCGCGCGCGTCGGCGGCCTGCAGGCGGACGACACCGTCTGGTCGGTGCAATGCGCACTGCTCGAGCACCTCGAACAGATCTGGCGCGAGCCCGACGAGGGCATCTGGGAAACGCGCGGCGGCCGCCGTCATTTCACGTTCTCGAAAGTGATGGCCTGGGTCGCGTTCGACCGCGCGATCAAGTCGGCGGAAATGTTCCG is a window of Burkholderia sp. FERM BP-3421 DNA encoding:
- a CDS encoding glycoside hydrolase family 15 protein codes for the protein MPALIEDYALVGDGHTAALIARDGSVDWLCWPRFDSGACFAALVGTPEHGRWRLAPADDAQVTASTRRYRGDTLILETDYESADGAVTVIDFMPPGNGWSELVRIVVGRHGALKMHMELVLRFDYGFSIPWVTQLSREAGMKAIAGPDTVVLRTPVPLTGENLRTVADFTVYAGERVPFSLAYAPSHLRLPPAREPLSMLARTENYWLEWSGRCEVQGRYAAAVRRSLITLKALAYEPTGGIVAAPTTSLPEQLGGSRNWDYRYCWLRDATITLLALMRGGYFDEARAWRAWLGRVMAGSPEQIQIMYGIAGERRLPELELGWLPGYQDSKPVRIGNNAANQLQLDVFGEVMAALHLARVGGLQADDTVWSVQCALLEHLEQIWREPDEGIWETRGGRRHFTFSKVMAWVAFDRAIKSAEMFRLPAPLDHWRALRDAIHADVCEHAWDAAQQAFTQSYGSPELDASVLMLPLVGFLPPTDPRVTGTVAAIENGLMHDGLVLRYHTSEYDDGLPPGEGTFLACSFWLVDNLALLGRIDDAHRLFSRLLSLSNDLGLLAEEYDPVARRLVGNFPQAFSHVALVHTALNLMHHEDEMARAAGQPAPIEAAGR